In the genome of Paramisgurnus dabryanus chromosome 16, PD_genome_1.1, whole genome shotgun sequence, the window AAGCTCGAGACCTTGGGCCCAATGCTAATCCATCTCATCACAAACTGCAGGTTAAATTGCAAGACGTCAACGATAATGCTCCACGGATCCACATAACATGGACTCCCCCGGATTCGCCTATCGCAACTGTTTTGGAAGGAGCACCAAATGAAACTTTTCTTGCTCTTGTGATGGTATCTGATGCTGATTCAGGGCCCAATGGGCTTGTACAGTTACGCATTCTGAATGGACCGAGCGCCTTCCGACTCAAGCAAATCCATGGGGACAATTACATGATTGTAACCAATCACACTCTGGATCGAGAGAAACAGATGGAGTACAACCTTACACTTCAGGCTCAAGATAGCGGGGATCCCTCTCTCTCCTGCATTAAGCACCTGACTGTCCATGTTTTGGATGAAAATGATAACGCACCCATTTTCACCAAAAGTCAATACCGTAGTAAAGTCAAAGAGAACAATATTCCAGGTTTTCATTTCTTAAGTGTGGAGGCCCACGATGTTGACTTGGATCTCAGTGGAAAGATGTCATTCTCTATAAGGGAGTCAAATGAATTGGGGACACCATCAGCACTTTTCTCTGTGCACCCATCAAGTGGGGCTGTTACTGCTCAACAGTCATTAGACTTTGAGGAATCCCGCTCTTACTCATTTATTGTTGAGGCTGTAGATCGAGGATACCCACCAATGACCAGCAGTGCAACAGTGCTGGTTGAGATACAGGACGTTAATGACAATTATCCCATAATCCATGAGCCACTACCTAAGAACGGAGTCGCAGTGCTAAGTGTCCCAGTGAAAGTTGACAATGGGGAAATTGTGACTGAACTTGGAGAGGAAGCTGTTGAGGATAACTTTGACAAACTGAGAAATCATTCTTTCCATAACAAACTCGATGGTTTTCTGGCCACCACCATCCGGGCCAGTGATCCCGATTCTGGAATTAATGGAAGACTTCATTTTAGGATAACAGATGGAAACCCATCTAACACATTCATTCTGGATAAAACTAATGGACAGCTGTTTGTTAACACAACTAATGCCACAGAACTGATTGGTAAGACTTTTAAACTGGACATCGTGGTATCTGATATGGGAACACCTGTGCTAACCACAAAAACTACTTTAGAAATAACTTTTATAAACTTTCGTGACCACCTTAAGAACTTGTCTCATGATAACCAAGCCCAGTTCAGTTTAACAATGCTTTTAGCCATCTGCCTGGGATCGATCTGCCTGTTTTTActcataacagtttttttagcCAAAACATTTTGTCACCCTCACAAACGAGACAACCACGCTTATAACTGTAGACAAGCTGAATCGACCTACACCCGTCACCCACGACGTCCTCAGAAGCACATTCGCAAGACCGACATCCAGTTGGTACCAGTGCTGAGAGGACGTAAAGAAACTCCACCTGCAGATGAAGCTGAAGCAATGTCCTCTACAGCGCCTTTAATGGAAACATATCCACAGGGCCAGTTTAATCTTACGCCAACCCTCGCCCGCATGGCTCAAAATCAATGTCATTCAGAAACTGATGGGAGTTTACCGCTCACTCCGAGCAAGATCCTCAGAAAGCCCGGTAACATAGAATGGAACGGGACACTTCCTTGTAACCCAGAGACATCATATCGAACCTTGCACAAAACAAGAAATTCCTCCTCCTCATCTTTCTCAAACTCTCAAACCGGCACACTCAAACGCCACCGAAATGAACAAGTCAACAGCCCAACCGTGGATTCCTCAAGaactgcaacttcagtgtccagTGATCAGGCCACATTACGGAAACCAAAGACCACTGAAAGAAAAGGAAGGATGGAGGAGTCAGACCACAGGCAGATCCTGAGGAACCTCGTTCGACTCTCAATGGCAGCTTTTGCAGAGAACGGTTCTATTGAATTGTCTTCTGCCTCACCTGAGGTGCAGGTAAGAAACCTTGtctttttatcttttttaacattttagg includes:
- the pcdh12 gene encoding protocadherin-12: MKQETSHTVMLQVLLLLATLFECPPCNAHPIDSTPHIIQYSVWEEQPSGTRVGRLLDDLRQRGDKGSLENFQLVHRGPNLPLTVSARDGTVSTLGRLDREELSELNFSVLYKRSGVMHLLSVHVEIMDLNDHSPVFPSRVQEVEISETAALKMRIPLDRAVDPDAGPNGLQTYSLSSNQHFALDVHTAGGSKQAELIIIKELDREMQPSLELILTAWDKGNPPKSGSTKIRVTILDSNDNSPVFEDAPPVIELAEDSVLGTIVIHLRATDPDQGANGEVEYFISKHVPSDVQKLFSIHPKTGALTLQGPLDFEEKNIYEVDIQARDLGPNANPSHHKLQVKLQDVNDNAPRIHITWTPPDSPIATVLEGAPNETFLALVMVSDADSGPNGLVQLRILNGPSAFRLKQIHGDNYMIVTNHTLDREKQMEYNLTLQAQDSGDPSLSCIKHLTVHVLDENDNAPIFTKSQYRSKVKENNIPGFHFLSVEAHDVDLDLSGKMSFSIRESNELGTPSALFSVHPSSGAVTAQQSLDFEESRSYSFIVEAVDRGYPPMTSSATVLVEIQDVNDNYPIIHEPLPKNGVAVLSVPVKVDNGEIVTELGEEAVEDNFDKLRNHSFHNKLDGFLATTIRASDPDSGINGRLHFRITDGNPSNTFILDKTNGQLFVNTTNATELIGKTFKLDIVVSDMGTPVLTTKTTLEITFINFRDHLKNLSHDNQAQFSLTMLLAICLGSICLFLLITVFLAKTFCHPHKRDNHAYNCRQAESTYTRHPRRPQKHIRKTDIQLVPVLRGRKETPPADEAEAMSSTAPLMETYPQGQFNLTPTLARMAQNQCHSETDGSLPLTPSKILRKPGNIEWNGTLPCNPETSYRTLHKTRNSSSSSFSNSQTGTLKRHRNEQVNSPTVDSSRTATSVSSDQATLRKPKTTERKGRMEESDHRQILRNLVRLSMAAFAENGSIELSSASPEVQQVSQLLSLLHQGQLQPRPNFRGNKYSHRTGRLVPQDADWLSTKDSGHGESEMGDIDWETGRDSPVDTLYEEGLNNLLNSDDVFSDIPDPAWIARLSLPLTTDYHENLFVPDGPPSPEGHCPVVTPDDSTSFSTFGKTPEKTPVLDSRALMSEVSSLFEMLLTKKADAQSCPPAEVLYRLSAAYRRSLGLDASANGGAASTRHQGSTPMMQCTNPTP